One region of Manis pentadactyla isolate mManPen7 chromosome 9, mManPen7.hap1, whole genome shotgun sequence genomic DNA includes:
- the LOC118933067 gene encoding olfactory receptor 52M1-like, with the protein MSVKTTCPAPKGTPMTACNVSQGHPSFFILQGIPGMEDKHRWISIPFSSMYFLTILGNCTILLTICMERSLHKPMFLLLCMLALTDLGMSTTTIPKVLCLFWFGQSEISYEGCLVQLFFIHSISALQSAVLMSMAFDRYVAICEPLHYAIILSNSRIGLIGLVSLVRAILFILPMPILLQKMPFRAKPVIPTTYCEHMAVVKMVCVDTTVNRMYGLVVALLVVGLDISAIASSYVLIIRAVMRLSSKEAHHKAVNTCTAHICVMLISYTPSLFSFLTHRFGQGIPPHVHTILGNLYFLVPPMLNPIIYAVKTKEFREKLNKYGCWKKEAITIAHGHKPV; encoded by the coding sequence GGCACCCCCATGACTGCCTGCAATGTCTCCCAGGGCCatccttccttcttcattctcCAAGGCATTCCTGGGATGGAGGACAAGCACAGATGGATCTCCATTCCCTTCTCCTCCATGTACTTCCTCACCATCCTGGGGAACTGCACCATCCTGCTCACCATCTGCATGGAGCGGTCCCTGCATAAGCCCATGTTCCTGCTCCTCTGCATGTTGGCCCTCACGGACCTGGGCATGTCCACAACCACCATCCCCAAGGTGCTGTGCCTCTTCTGGTTTGGCCAGAGTGAGATCAGCTATGAGGGCTGCCTGGTGCAGCTCTTCTTCATCCACTCCATCTCTGCCTTGCAGTCTGCCGTTCTAATGTCCATGGCCtttgaccgctatgtggccatctgcgaACCCCTGCATTATGCCATCATCCTTTCCAATAGTCGCATTGGGCTCATTGGTCTAGTGAGCTTAGTGAGAGCCATCCTGTTCATCCTTCCCATGCCCATTCTCCTCCAGAAGATGCCCTTTCGTGCCAAACCTGTTATCCCCACCACCTACTGTGAGCACATGGCAGTGGTAAAAATGGTGTGTGTGGACACCACAGTTAACAGGATGTATGGTTTGGTGGTGGCCTTGTTGGTTGTTGGGCTAGACATCTCAGCTATTGCCTCATCGTATGTGTTGATCATCCGGGCTGTAATGCGGCTCAGTTCTAAGGAAGCTCACCACAAAGCCGTCAACACCTGCACCGCACACATCTGTGTCATGCTCATCTCCTACACCCCCTCGCTGTTCTCTTTTCTCACCCATCGCTTTGGCCAGGGGATTCCACCCCATGTCCACACCATTCTTGGTAATCTATATTTCCTTGTACCTCCAATGCTCAATCCTATTATTTATGCAGTGAAAACCAAGGAGTTTCGGGAAAAATTGAACAAATATGGGTGCTGGAAAAAGGAGGCCATAACCATTGCCCATGGTCACAAACCTGTCTGA
- the LOC118933091 gene encoding olfactory receptor 52P1-like, translated as MLIFNHSSFLTFTLMGIPGLQSQHLWLSLPFSSMFLAILIGNGAVLFLVTTEPTLHTPMYLLLALLMVTDLISALALLPKVLCLFWFNDGNITANACFTQLFFIHGASVVRSALLVAMAFDRFVAVCEPLRYNTILSHSLVGRLGLVALAKGVILILPMPILLHRLTFCRVVIPHTYCDHMAVVKMACDHTRPNRIYGLFVILFVVGLDLLFISFSYGLILQTVVHLNSRDATYKALNTCSAHFFVILVTYVPLLFSSLTYRFGHNIPPHAHILLANLYLLLPSVLNPIIYGIKMKEIRDKMAKCLCR; from the coding sequence ATGCTGATCTTCAACCATTCCAGCTTCCTGACCTTCACTTTGATGGGCATACCAGGCTTACAGTCACAACACTTGTGGctatctcttcctttttcctccaTGTTTTTGGCTATCCTCATTGGCAATGGTGCTGTCCTCTTCCTGGTCACCACAGAGCCCACACTTCATACCCCAATGTACCTGCTCCTGGCACTGCTGATGGTGACTGACCTCATATCTGCTCTGGCTCTGTTGCCCAAGGTCCTCTGCCTCTTCTGGTTCAATGATGGGAACATCACTGCCAATGCCTGTTTCACCCAGTTGTTTTTCATCCATGGAGCATCCGTGGTACGGTCAGCCCTACTTGTTGCAATGGCCTTTGACCGctttgtggctgtgtgtgagcCATTACGCTACAACACAATTCTGAGCCATTCCTTAGTCGGCCGCCTGGGACTGGTGGCCCTGGCCAAGGGTGTGATTCTTATCCTTCCCATGCCTATTCTGCTTCACAGGTTGACGTTCTGTCGTGTGGTCATTCCTCACACCTACTGTGACCACATGGCTGTGGTGAAAATGGCCTGTGACCACACCAGACCTAACCGAATCTACGGGCTCTTTGTGATTCTGTTTGTGGTGGGACTTGATTTGCTGTTCATTAGCTTCTCTTACGGCCTCATACTGCAGACTGTGGTACATCTCAACTCTAGAGATGCTACCTACAAAGCCCTCAACACCTGCTCAGCTCACTTCTTTGTCATCCTTGTCACTTATGTGCCTCTACTCTTCTCCTCTCTTACCTACCGCTTTGGTCACAATATCCCACCTCATGCCCACATTCTTCTTGCCAATCTCTACCTTCTTCTACCCTCAGTGCTCAACCCCATCATCTATGGCATAAAGATGAAGGAAATACGGGACAAGATGGCCAAATGCCTGTGCAGATGA
- the LOC118933065 gene encoding olfactory receptor 52P1 encodes MSRTLWQVMESPNHTNLDPSVFFLLGIPGLEHFHLWLSLPVCCLGTATIVGNLSILVAVVMEPALHKPVYLFLCMLSTIDLAASFSTVPKLLAILWCGAGRISAFACLAQMFFIHAFCMMESTVLLAMAFDRYVAICHPLRYATILTDTIIARIGVAAMVRGSVLMLPCPFLIGRLNFCRSHVIPHTYSEHMAVVKLACGDTRPNRVYGLTAALLVIGVDLFCIGLSYVLIARAVLRLSSREARSKALGTCGSHVCVILISYTPALFSFFTHRFGRHIPPHIHILLANVYLLFPPALNPMVYGVKTREIRERVVKVFQKGQGSAMKVSE; translated from the coding sequence ATGTCCAGAACTCTTTGGCAGGTCATGGAGTCCCCTAATCACACTAACCTGGACCCTTCTGTGTTCTTCCTCCTGGGCATCCCAGGTCTGGAACACTTCCACCTGTGGCTCTCTCTCCCTGTGTGTTGCCTGGGCACAGCCACAATTGTGGGCAACCTAAGCATCCTGGTTGCCGTTGTCATGGAACCCGCCCTGCACAAGCCTGTGTACCTGTTCCTGTGCATGCTGTCCACCATTGACTTGGCTGCCTCCTTCTCCACAGTTCCCAAGCTACTGGCCATCCTGTGGTGTGGAGCTGGACGCATCTCTGCCTTTGCTTGCCTGGCACAGATGTTCTTCATTCATGCCTTCTGCATGATGGAGTCCACCGTGCTGCTGGCCATGGCCTTCGATCGCTACGTGGCCATTTGCCACCCGCTCCGCTATGCCACTATCCTCACAGACACCATCATTGCCCGCATTGGAGTGGCAGCTATGGTGCGGGGCTCCGTGCTCATGCTCCCATGTCCCTTCCTCATTGGGCGTTTAAACTTCTGCCGAAGCCACGTGATTCCACACACGTACTCTGAGCACATGGCGGTAGTGAAGCTAGCCTGTGGAGACACCAGGCCTAACCGGGTGTACGGGCTGACAGCGGCATTGTTGGTCATCGGCGTTGACTTGTTCTGCATCGGTCTCTCCTATGTCCTCATTGCACGAGCCGTCCTTCGCCTCTCGTCCCGTGAAGCTCGGTCCAAGGCCCTAGGGACCTGTGGTTCCCACGTCTGTGTCATCCTAATCTCTTATACACCAgcccttttctcctttttcaccCATCGTTTTGGACGACACATTCCTCCCCATATTCACATTCTCTTGGCCAATGTTTACCTGCTCTTTCCACCTGCTCTTAACCCTATGGTTTACGGAGTTAAGACCAGAGAAATTCGAGAAAGGGTTGTCAAGGTGTTTCAAAAAGGACAGGGAAGTGCTATGAAGGTATCTGAGTGA